The DNA segment GGCGctccaccagcagggggcagacaTCCTGCTGCAGGACGACGCTGGGTGGACGCTGCTGCATCACGCCGTCCAGGTCGGCAGTAGGGACATCGTCAAGTACCTCGTCGACAACGGTATCTGCAGGTTTTCTAAACACTGAGTCATGTGTCATTTCAGGATGTTTCTAACTTCGTGTCTCGTTTGGTTTAGTTCCCATGTCTCACCTGGACGTAAGCGAGAAAGAGACGTGAGTTAACTTCCTGTTCACCATGTTCATTGTTTATCTTGCACTGCTTGAACAACACACCCACATCAGCTCTGTGTTTCAGCGGCGAGACGGCGCTCCACAAAGCTGCCACCTGCTGTCAGAGGATGATATGTCACTACCTGGTGGAGGGCGGGGCGTCGCTCATTAAGACAGACCTGCAGGTAAACTcacctgtgacacagctggGCCACGCCCCTTCTTactcaaactgtaaaagtgacctgggATCAatcatattcagtttttttacacagattttAAAATAGAAGTTTCCTTATTACGGTTTCTATATAAGTCTAGTGATTGACTGaactgatgttatttttcatacttCACATGTCGACTGAAACAATCTTCAGACCTGAGTCCtcaacctttcaaaataaaagctctgtagtTCAGCAGTGAGAAGATGTGAAGTCTGATGTGTAGCTCTGCCTTTGATTCTGACACTGATGGGCTTTGATGAGTGAAACATGTTGAGTTacagcagctgtttcctgtcGTATGAAGCAGCTCTGACCAGCAGCTGTAacctgtctcactctctgcaGCAGCGTTACCATGGTGAAGTCAGTGGTTAGTCAGTGGTTAGTCAGTGGTTAGTCAGTGGTTAGTCAGTGGTTAGTCAgtggttaaccctaacccagccaATCATcagagctttttctttttctttttctctcagtttattcagttattttgttTCCAGAGTTTGTTTGAAGCCGAGATTCACTGAGAACaactttatataaacacaatcactgtatataaacagaatcactttatacaaacacaatcactgtatataaacagaATCACTGTATACAAACAGAATCACTGTATATAACAATCACTGTATACAAACAGAATCACTGTATACAAACAGAatcactgtatataaacagaATCCTTCCCTATATAAAGAtggtctgtgtgtctcagggtCAGATTCCTAAACAACGAGCTCAGAAGAACAAGGACCAGGAACTGAGTGAATATCTGGAGAAACATCAGCAGAGAGACGACCAGGAGACACCTGTCTAACCTCCAGCCTGTCTaacctccaacctgtctcacctccaacctgtctcacctccaacctgtctAACCTCCAACCTGTCTAACCTCCAGCCTGTCTAACCTCCAGCCTGTCTaacctccaacctgtctcacctccaacctgtctcacctccaacctgtctcacctccaacctgtctcacctccaacctgtctcacctccagcCTGTCTAACCTCCTCCCtccaacctgtctcacctccaacctgtctcacctccaacctgtctcacctccaacctgtctAACCTCCAGCCTGTCTAACCTCCAGCCTGTCTaacctccaacctgtctcacctccaacCTGTCCAACCTCCAGCCTGTctcacctccaacctgtctcacctccagcCTGTCTAACCTCCAGCCTGTCTAACCTCCAACCTGTCTAACCTCCAACCTGTCTAACCTCCAACCTGTCTAACCTCCAGCCTGTCTAACCTCCAACCTGTCTAACCTCCAGCCTGTCTAACCTCCAACCTGTCTAACCTCCAGCCTGTCTaacctccaacctgtctcacctccaacctgtctcacctccaacctgtctaacctccaacctgtctcacctccagcCTGTCTaacctccaacctgtctcacctccaacctgtctcacctccaacctgtctaacctccaacctgtctcacctccaacctgtctcacctccaacctgtctcacctccaacctgtctcacctccaacctgtctcacctccaacctgtctcacctccaacctgtctaacctccaacctgtctcacctccaacctgtctcacctccaacctgtctcacctccaacctgtctcacctccaacctgtctaacctccaacctgtctcacctccaacctgtctcacctccaacctgtctcacctccaacctgtctcacctccaacctgtctcacctccagcCTGTCTAACCTCCAACCTGTCTAACCTCCAACCTGTCTAACCTCCAACCTGTCTAACCTCCAGCCTGTCTaacctccaacctgtctcacctccagcCTGTCTAACCTCCAACCTGTCTAACCTCCAACCTGTCTAACCTCCAGCCTGTCTAACCTCCAACCTGTCTaacctccaacctgtctcacctcaACCTGTCTAACCTCCAACCTGTCTaacctccaacctgtctcacctccaacctgtctAACCTCCAGCCTGTCTAACCTCCAACCTGTCTAACCTCCAGCCTGTCTaacctccaacctgtctcacctccaacctgcctcacctccaacctgtctcacctccaacctgtctgtcttcctctggCTCAGTTCACCATCTCTAACCAGACTCAATGTAAAAAAGTGCTGATTTAACAGAGTGAATGTAaacatcctcttcttcttcttcttcttcttcttcttctctcagatttatttcaatatGTTATAGACAAAGTttgttgatgtttaaaaaaGGCGTCTGTCCTCTGGAGACTGACGGACATGATAACCTCGggacacttcttcttctctcaaacTTATAGTAACCGTGTCACTGAGGAGACgcaaatatttgatatttaaattagACAAAGATGAATTGAGCtatgttgatttatttgtcgAGATGACGACACAGCGTCGGCTTATTCACATTTTTAGATATTTCAGTGGCCACGTGAAGTTTGGTaaagtttttgtcttttaaaaactgtaaagcAAACAAATGTTTCCATAGTGATGTGTATCTACTGTATTTATTGTATGTGACTGTAGAAGAGACGTCAGTGTTTTAAAAGCCAGATTCTGCCAAAGTCTGTATTAATAACTTGTTCATTGATATTCCACTGTATGATGATGAGTAAGAACTGTTTCATTATTTCTGACCGGCAATAAAACAGTAACAGTTTCTCTGAGGATTCTTTTTAATGACTCACATCATTAAGTCAAATTCACACTTAAACctttatcatatttatattcatgttaTTGATCTTTTGTCATTAATCAATCAGCAATTACTCAATGATCTGTCTTAATGTCTTTGGTTTCATTGGTCGGACAAATTGACAGTCTgtccaatcaggagtcagtctcagctgtcaatcatcacgtctcagttcttatatcatcaaataactgattcaaaccaaactgatcagaaacacgtgaacaaacatcagagagagaagaacgagctgaaacgacagaaacatcgttacaaacatttatttaacgtcctctttgttttgcctgttgacatttttgtttcGAGAATAAATTTCAGAAAAACAATGAGAaatgtacggtggccctgagggtTTAAAACACGACCTAATATTcacttgtgtttctgctcaAACTGACGCTGCTCAGCTGAGCTCTCTGGGCCACCGTTCAAATGtgtgattaaataaatgtattttcatctgATGAAAACGTGACCAACGACCAATCACTGCAGAGATGAACTTTGACCCAGTGAACTGTgtgatacacagacacacacatgaattttATGCAAATGAGCTGAGCTTGTTTTGTTCATCTGGGTTTGGATTAAATTCAGTGACGTcaccatgctgtgtgtgtgtgagggtgtgtgtgtgtgtgtgtgtgagggtgtgtgtgtgaggtgtgtgtgtgtgtgtgtgagggtgtgtgtgtgtgtgagggtgtgtgtgtgtgagggtgtgtgtgtgtgtgtgtgtgtgtgagggtgtgtgtgtgtaggggtgtgtgtgtgtgtgtgtgagggtgtgtgtgtgtgtgtgagggtgtgtgtgtgtgtgggtgtgtgtgtgtgtgtgtgtgtgtgacagagagagaggtcgAGCTGCAGTTTGCAGGAGAAGCAGCTGAAGCAGCAACAGAAGACGACAACTCCTCAGCTTcaactgctgcagcttctgagCTCGACAAGtaagtgtgtctgtttttattatttatataatatataactcAGAATAAAGTTTGTGTCTGAATCAACCTGCAGCTTTTTAATCTTCACACAGATTCAGTCTTTTATCAGAGTGAACATCAGTttgaacagaaaacattttcattctttCACTTCAGGCCAAACTCACAGACAGATTTAGAAAAAGATGTTCAGGTGAATCAATAACgatttgaaatgtttcttttcacaAAGAAGGTCCATTATTCTGAAGGGCAGAATGTTtctcaggttttattttgaaggataTGAACACATAACAGCATTGACTCTTCATTAAGTTTGAATCAAAGCAGATGTTCTGCCTCTGGCTCAGTTTCACGACCTTCAAGCCTTCTGCTCGTtcattgagctgcagcagcttctcttccCTGTAAACgttgttttcctgcttcttGCTGAGAGACGTCTGCAgagtccagctgcagcagcaggaggttcgTGTCCTTCTTTACGAGCGGCCTGTGAAATCAGCTCCGGATGTGAGACTGAACCCAGAGACTCAACTTCCTCCAAACACTGCTCCTGGTTTGGAAGCGAGCGGAGCAGCTCCCCCCTTTTCTTCATGCTAagatttcattgttttcttatGCAAATAAGTTTCTATTCAGGGCGGCTGGGGGCTGGGCTCCTAAGACATGGCGTGGAATCTGTGTTGAGCTTCAGAGAAATGAAACCAGGCTGGAAGAGGCTTTGTTTGAGGCCATTGAATCAGTTCAGAGGATCTAAAGGCTCtttcagaccccccccccccttcattgATGAAAGGAACACTGACGgcctgctgagagagagagagagagagagggagggaggaggagggagagagagagagagagagggagagagagaagagagagagagagagggagggagagggagggagggagggagagagagagagagagagggagggagggagggagagagagggagagggagggagggagggagggaggagagagagagagagagagggagggagggcgagagagagagagagagagacagagagagagagggagggagagagagagacagagagagagagagagagagacagagagagagagagaggaggagggagggagggagagagagagagagagagggagagagagagagagggagagggagggaggagggaaggagagagagagagagagagagagaggagagagggagagggagggagggagggagggagagagagagagagagggagggagggagggagagagagggagagggagggaggaggggagggaggagagagagggcgagagagagacagagagagagagagggagggagggagggaggagagagagagagagagagggagggagggagggagagagagggagagggaggagggagggagggagggagagagagagagagagagggagggagaggggagagagagagagagagagagagacagagagagagggagggagagagagagagagagggagagagagagagagagagagagagagagagagagagagagagagacagagagagagagagagagagagagagagagagagagagagagagagagagagggagagagagagagagagagagagagggagagagagagagagagagggagagagagagagagagagagagggaggggaggaggcgagagagagacagagagagagagagagagggaggagggagggagggagagagagagagagagagagagagagagagagagagagagggagagggagggagggaggaaggagagagagagagagagagagagagagagagggagaggagggagggagggagggagagagagagagagagggacggagggagggagagagagggagagggagggagggagggagggagagagagagagagagagggagggagagggagagagagagagagagagagagagagagagagggagggagagagagagacagagagagagagagagagagagagagagggagagagagagagagagggagagagagagagagagagagagagagggagagacagagagagagagagagagacagagagagagagagagagagagagagagagagagagagagagagagagggagagagagagagagagagagagagggagagagagagagagagagagagagagagagagagagagagagagagagagagagagagagagaggtgataataataacaataataattcaGGAGTCTGAGTTCAtttaaacaaagaagaagaaataaagagagggagtgagatgacaacagacacacaacagacacacaacctgaATACATTAGCCTACTTTTATAATCCTGATCTGCCGTCACTACAAAGCTCCGATTATTACAGCGTTTGTGAGGTCGAGCTGATAAAGGGGGGCCCCGGCCTCAGGATGGTTCAGTCCATCTGGCTGCTGGTGGACTGAGGGGCCCGGCCTCAGGATGGTTCAGTCCATCTGGCTGCTGGTGGACTGAGGGGCCCCGGCCTCAGGATGGTTCAGTCCATCTGGCTGCTGGTGGACTGAGGGACCCGGCCTCAGGATGGTTCAGTCCATCTGGCTGCTGGTGGACTGAGGGGCCCCGGCCTCAGGATGGTTCAGTCCATCTGGCTGCTGGTGGACTGAGGGGCCCCGGCCTCAGGATGGTTCAGTCCATCTGGCTGCTGGTGGACTGAGGGGCCCCGGCCTCAGGATGGTTCAGTCCATCTGGCTGCTGGTGGACTGAGGGGCCCCGGCCTCAGGATGGTTCAGTCCATCTGGCTGCTGGTGGACTGAGGGGCCCCGCCTCAGGATGGTTCAGTCCACTCAGACATGTAACCCCTGATAGGCCCGGCTCCAGCCCGAGGCCCCTGCTTGTGACACTGAGTTCTCGTCACGTTAATGTcatccatgttttgttttttttgcagaatgcaaagtttgttttctgtgacgctgctgctgctcgtcgCCGTGGTGACGCTCAGCGACGCCAGCAGGAGAAACAAGAACCAACGAGGTGACGTTAACATCTGTAACGTTTATTTCTTAGTTCAACCCGTTAGCTAACATTTATCAAactgacctgatggtggcgctagaggcCGAGTCAGAGGTTATTAGAGTTCATCCTCAGGTGAACATcatataacaacaaaaacaatgacatcGTATCTAATTAACGTCATGAAccggaaaaaagaagaaaaactgaataatgATAAACTTTCTataaataatttgacatttcactataaaaatggcaaaaaatgtaataacaagAAACTTTGTATAAATaatgagaacatttttataaaaactgaagaaaattTCTTTAAATACTGCGAAACTTTAAATAGTAAATTGAAAATGATAAGAAACAtctacattttcatattcaaataATATAGAGAAAATGTCTAATTACTGAGAGAAAGTTTgtcatttaaagatttttatcatttaaactttctctttatttatcaaAACTTTCTCATTATGTAAAGTTAAAGTTTCTCTATATTTCGAGATGTTAAACGTCACAACAGGCctggagccaatcagagagcagtaTGAAATATGATGTGGAAACTTAAGACACAATAGAGATGTTACACTTTGAACTGTTTTTCTTCAGATATGAAACATCTGTACAGATATATTTTGATGAGGTTATCAATCACACCTTATTATTCAGTATTAAGTATTTGATCTGGAGGGGGGGTGTGGTCAGGGGAGGGGGGTGTAGTCAGATGCGTCTCCTCTGACAGAAGCTGTGACTCTGCAGGTAAACCGGAGAAACCCGGGCTGGCGTCTGAATGTTCCACCGCTGAGACTCGCTACGGGAAATGTGTCCCTGACCGCGGAGACTGTGGTGAAGGAGCGAGAGAGGCCTCGTGTAACGACCACAGCAACAAGATCCCCTGCAAGATCCCCTGCAACTGGAAGAAGGACATCAGTAAGACTCACCACGTGACCACGTGACCACGTTAGCCACGTGACCATGTGACCACGTTAACCATGTGACCACGTTAACCATGTGACCACGTGACCACGTTAGCCATGTGACCATGGGACCGCTATGTGACCACGTGACCACGTTAGCCATGTGACCACGGCCACGTTAGCCACGTGACCACATTAGCCACGTTAGCCACGTGACCATGTGACCACGTTAACCATGTGACCATGTGACCACGTGACCACGTAACCATGTGACCACGTTAGCCACGTGACCACGTGACCACGTAACCATGTGACCACGTTAACCACGTGACCACAAGTCAGATTCACACACGTGAGGTCGTGGTTctcaagatgttttcagacctgcaggTCCTGACCGTCGTCAGCTCTGATCAcgtaaacatgatgaataatgaggagatttctgtgtttatgttaAAGTGTCTGATCGGAGAatctcctcctgttttattcaagtgtgaaagacaaactgagaaAGTTCCTCCGGACgtcacgtctgaaaacggctccTGATTTATGCTTTAAATTCACGACATTGTAGATTTTTCCTTCCCCCGTCCTGAAGGGGGCAGCACATTCAGTCGGCTGCCAGTTTGTGATTCAAATACCAGTGTGCAACATCATTTCAAAGCGACCTCTGCTGGTCAAAGTCAAATTAACGCAGGCtctagaaatgtattttaaactcAGCTCTGATTTGAAGAACgtcagttattattattaataataattacattttatttatatgacaCCAAATCTCCGCAAACTATCCTAAGGTTCTGTCGATTGAAGTAGACGAGGTTCAGTTattatgaattaaatattaaataatgtgtttgGTTCTTTAGAgaataagattaaaaaagacacagaaaacactgagtgtaaaatctttttttaaagaagcatttcaaataaaagttataaTTAAGCTTCgattaaattaagtttaaacTTCCTACGTATTTGTAACATTGGAGTTGATATTTGAACAACAGTCGTAACGACcaaatattcactttaaaaTTCACTTTGTTTCTTTATGATCTTTTTTCTTCAGAGACAAACATGAGAAAATTGCGCCACCTGATGGAAACAGTCAATAGTGCAGATTTAAAGCCAAAGGATCCTTAAAAatctaatcaaataaaaaacacatttttattttgaaatggaaaCTTTTATTGGATTaacaattatttgtttttcaaagttcaCAAACATTCTGAAACATTTTTGATCGAATTCCagtaaatgtgacaaaaaatgcaagatattgatatttaactcatcatcattaaaataaatcaaatcgaGACGAGCGTGTGTTTCAGTCAACCGGGATCTGCAGCTCACATCTCATTGGTCGATTCCTCTCAGGTGACTGCAAGTACAAGTTCGGAGCGTGGGGATCCTGCGACGGCGTCACCAACAGCAAGCGGCGGTCAGGAGCCCTGAAGAGGGCGCTGTACAACGCCGAGTGCCAAACCAGCGTCACAGTGTCCAAACCCTGCTCCCCCAAAGCCAAGAAACCCCGAGGTGAGAACTGAACCCAGATGTGAGAACTGAATCCAGATGTGAGAACTGAATCCAGATGTTAGAACTGAACCCAGATGTGAGAACTGAATCCAGATGTTAGAACTGAACCCAGATGTGAGAACTGAACCCAGATGTGAGAACTGAATCCAGATGTTAGAACTGAACCCAGATGTTAGAACTGAACCCAGATGTGAGAAATGAATCCAGATGTGAGAACTGAATCCAGATGTTAGAACTGAATCCAGATGTGAGAACTGAATCCAGATGTGAGAACTGAATCCAGATGTGAGAACTGAATCCAGATGTGAGAACTGAATCCAGATGTGAGAACTGAACCCAGATGTTAGAACTGAACCCAGATGTGAGAACTGAATCCAGATGTGAGAACTGAACCCAGATGTTAGAACTGAATCCAGATGTTAGAACTGAATCCAGATGTGAGAACTGAATCCAGATGTTAGCACTGAATCCAGATGTGAGAACTGAATCCAGAGGTGAGAACTGAATCCAGATGTTAGCACTGAATCCAGATGTGAGAACTGAATCCAGATGTGAGAACTGAATCCAGATGTTAGAACTGAATCCAGATGTGAGAACTGAATCCAGATGCAAATTAAAGAGTTCAAGGCTGCAGAggttctctctcgctcttcattcagctcctgtaaacacacaagcacataatAACAGAGACACCTAGTGTCCGGGAGGCATCATCACACTCACTGCTCCATAGAACATAATCTCAGGTTGTTTTCTGAGACACTTTTAATCACGtgtaaatcatgaaaaacacgtttttataattttctcattttaaatatcacatATTTAAGATTGACTGTTTATTACTATATTAACATCTATAATGTGATATTTGTCATGtcagacaaaaacagatttatcagagctttaatattcatgttacATGTTATGATTACACGTAATGAAATGACCAATTACAACTCAAATATTTCCAGTAAATGAAAAGATTCTTTCACTTTTGTTCAGtcgtcacgtcgtccatctttatttactgaaGATTCTTATTCTAAATTCTTCTCACTGGAACTTTAACATTATCAGAAACTGTTTATGAGACAAAAGACATCAGAGATTAAATCTGTTCAAGTGTTTGATTCTGATCGAAGCTTCACTGTGAAGATGAATCGTTCATCGTGAGTTTGTCTTTTCCTCACAGGAGAGAAGAAGTCCAACTAAAGGATGAAGAGACGACAGaacttctcctccagctgaacGGACGTCTTCCCTCGTTCATCAAACACTCCTCCGTCCtctcaatgtttttcttctttgagtTGATGTTGATTAAATGTGGAAACTTTAGATTTAGAAGATGAAACCGTCCTCGTAGCTTTAGTCTGATTTAACAGATAGAAACTAAAAGCTTTGAATGTAGCTGATTTTAAATTCACTTCCAGGTCCAGTTCATCATGttagaaaagataaaaaatctattttttgaaTTATAGATTATTGATGAGACTTgtataaatgaacaaattaaatactttacattgtAGAAGAGTCTGATCTGTTcattaataacacaaacataatCGTTTATAACACAAACAATGATTATcaataatacaaacaataatCGTTACTATATCGTTAATAATTAATTACGCAAATGATAATCATTAATAAccaggtaaataaaacaacttctCTTGGTCAAACATTCTCGGAGACTCGGTTTAACATCTCAATGCTAAACTATCGCTTCTCGTTCAGTTTCCAGTTTTACACCTGGACTGAACAGAGGAGTCTAACTGGTCACTGATGATGTCGCCCGccctgaggaggaagacgattggtcattggtttgtttgaatttgtgccactttaaaaacagacttttatcatttcctgtttcaacaTCAATCAACGATGAACAGACCCgacaacaaagagaagcagaacGAGCACAAAGAGACGATGACAAATCAGGTGACCAACCTCCAGCTTTACCTGATGTGCTGAAGAACTCGCGTGTCAGCGGAGTTTTGTGCGGCGACAGCGCAGGAGGCTGCAGAAGGTTTTCCTGAAGGTGACGTTGCAGAGGGCGTAGCAGCCCGGGTTGATGGCGCTGTTGATGTAACAGAGCCAGTATCCTATGGTCCACAGGCTGTTTGGGATACA comes from the Hippoglossus stenolepis isolate QCI-W04-F060 chromosome 5, HSTE1.2, whole genome shotgun sequence genome and includes:
- the mdkb gene encoding midkine b, coding for MQSLFSVTLLLLVAVVTLSDASRRNKNQRGKPEKPGLASECSTAETRYGKCVPDRGDCGEGAREASCNDHSNKIPCKIPCNWKKDISDCKYKFGAWGSCDGVTNSKRRSGALKRALYNAECQTSVTVSKPCSPKAKKPRGEKKSN